ATAATCGAAGACTTGtttgacttggaaaaatATCCTACTAAGCCAGTCTACGAAATGGCCAATGATATTCCCTTGGTTCTCTACGATTGTATATATCCGGAAATGGAATGGCTCTCGCCAATCGGGTCTGAAGGTACCATCGAGAAGTTCTACAAACACTTCGCCATGTTCAGGGGCCAAGTATTGGACTACCAAGTTAAGGCTAACATGATTGGAATTATGGAACCATTGGTAATGAAAGATGCTCCTGAAATTGAGAACACCCAGAAACGTGGAACCATGAATGTTGGTGATGGTAGTGGTCGTAACTATTCCAAGTACGTTCCAATCAGCAAGCGTGAAGTAGGCGAAACCGTTGAGGCAATCAACTCAAGAcacaaggaaaagaagagaaaaagagcCATTGCACTCAGTGAAGCTAACAGCAGGGCAGACAGCGAAGTCAGTAGCATTTTAGAAGAACAATAGTCCTGTAAATATTGTATCATAGACTTTAGAATAGATGGAATCTAACTGGAAATCCACGATGGCTCCCAATACTGCCATTCGCCCTTTTCGCCTTGTGAATCGACCCAAAGAAATCCATTCATGATCATTTCATCAATTACAGACTTGCAACGTACTTTATCCCAGCCGTAATTATCTCTGAGTAATCTATAGGTAACAAATCCACCCATGAAACCGCAGATCTCGTATATTTTCTTTTGGTCATTCGTGATAGAGCCTCCGATTGCAGAAGTAAATTTGAGCCATTTCTTGCCTGATATTGTCAAGATTTCATATCCCTTTCCCAAAGTAGTAAGCGTAGCCAAAGACTTCTCGATATTTGCTTCTGTCACCTCGATGTTAATGTATGTGTTTTCTCGTATAATAGATACCAATTCCTTGAGACGGATAAGGCCACCATTAACATCTCTTGTTTCTTGACACACTTCTACGATCCTTACAGCTAGACTTATTGTATAATTACTGTCCTGCGAGCTCTTTGTATTCGATAGTGAACTCGAATACAAGAGAAGATCTAAAGGATCGATACCCACCAGTTGGCAAATGTGGGTGAATTTGTTTCGGAATTCTGAGTTCAGTTTGATCTCATCTCCATGATCCAGAGCAAAGTTGATAAGAGCAGATTGAAACACAGCCAATTGGGTTGAAAGCTGGTCTGAATGTCTTTCACTTAGTGATCTACCAAGCTTTGTGTATGCGTCGTCATTTCTATTACTCATTTTAACCTTAAGCAAGGTTTCTCTATACGGAATCGGTTTTTGAATCGTATAGTAAATTACTATTTACTGCGGATTGGTATTTGATATTTAACATGTAGGAAATCAGAGTCCGTCAAGTTCGGCACCTTGAATATACAATGAACTTTTGCTATAATATTAgaattctgtttcttgaaatatttctttGGTTCAAAACCAATATTTTACTTTGTAATATACTTGCAGTTTAATCAGAATGCTACAATCTGATGTTAATTTTTGGAGAACTTGAATTAATTTGAAGCATGAAGATCCATTTTATTTAATTAATTTTTGGTCAACAAATTAACAAATTACTGCAACTGCAATTTGGGCAAGTATATCGATTTTTAAATTAtggaaaattttcaaaatgaCTATTGGCATGTTATGACATATCTCTAGTTTTTCAGAATTTGTTTGAATTATGAATTAAATCTAGTTATAGACATGCTATATATAGAGAAGTAAAATAAAGAGTGTTTATAAATAATAAGTAGGGAATAACACTATATTCCCGGTAGAATTGAATACGCTTCTACTTTTGCCCCGATTAGAGAAATAGCTCACCAAATTCAGTCTCTTTTAATGTAGTCACGATAGACACCGTTGAAAACCTTGTAGAATGATTTTCTACCTGCAACAAGTGGAACTAGCCCGATAACAATGAATGCACCATAAAGCCAAATAAGAGAGACGGTAACGTAGCCCTTGAAGTA
This window of the Scheffersomyces stipitis CBS 6054 chromosome 6, complete sequence genome carries:
- the SNF8 gene encoding sucrose non-fermenting (involved in glucose derepression); its protein translation is MSNRNDDAYTKLGRSLSERHSDQLSTQLAVFQSALINFASDHGDEIKSNSEFRNKFTHICQSVGIDPLDLLLYSSSLSNTKSSQDSNYTISLAVRIVEVCQETRDVNGGLIRLKELVSIIRENTYINIEVTEANIEKSLATLTTLGKGYEILTISGKKWLKFTSAIGGSITNDQKKIYEICGFMGGFVTYRLLRDNYGWDKVRCKSVIDEMIMNGFLWVDSQGEKGEWQYWEPSWISS